From a region of the Paraburkholderia hospita genome:
- a CDS encoding iron-containing redox enzyme family protein: MDDIFEPQAFVLAGKCLSTSPSLVIEDDENQYEFPAAVDGEDAASLISALRAGVKAEEVISRYSPYEQKVFDRLKELQLVRAVKPALARSGLDVLLELEDLANDLLYRTLYTNVFWEKCASASSGADIPLNVIHGMIVENYHFLFRESYFDAPVLSYVANTGVRLSMNEFYAEEYGHDELLLKALTTLGVTREDLARTVPLPQTMALCNSLAFWAHSDPLFFFSTLGILEGKDIKQDSFLDAAYRIGVDPALLKPVKAHSDINLNGGHGSLTRKIFSRIPAIADADVRRMRAQTHLFIELYDQFYTGIWEHYSASPMLLRTLDVDGEA, encoded by the coding sequence ATGGACGACATTTTTGAACCACAGGCGTTTGTGCTGGCGGGGAAGTGTCTCAGCACGTCGCCTTCGCTCGTCATCGAAGACGACGAGAACCAATACGAATTTCCGGCGGCCGTCGACGGTGAAGACGCGGCGTCCCTGATCAGCGCGCTGCGCGCCGGCGTCAAGGCGGAGGAGGTGATCTCCCGCTATTCGCCGTACGAACAGAAAGTGTTCGATCGTCTGAAGGAGCTGCAACTGGTGCGCGCGGTGAAACCCGCGCTGGCCCGCAGCGGCCTCGACGTGTTGCTCGAACTCGAAGATCTCGCCAACGATCTGCTGTATCGCACGCTCTATACGAACGTGTTCTGGGAGAAGTGCGCGTCCGCGAGTTCGGGCGCTGACATTCCCCTCAATGTGATCCACGGGATGATCGTGGAGAACTACCATTTCCTGTTCCGCGAAAGCTATTTCGACGCGCCCGTTCTGTCGTATGTCGCCAATACGGGCGTGCGGCTGTCGATGAACGAGTTCTACGCGGAAGAGTACGGGCACGACGAACTGTTGCTCAAGGCGCTGACCACGCTCGGCGTCACGCGTGAGGATCTCGCGCGCACGGTGCCGCTGCCGCAAACCATGGCGCTGTGTAACTCGCTTGCTTTCTGGGCACATAGCGACCCGCTGTTCTTCTTTTCGACGCTCGGCATCCTCGAAGGCAAGGACATCAAGCAGGATTCCTTCCTCGACGCCGCGTATCGGATCGGCGTCGATCCCGCTTTGCTCAAGCCCGTGAAAGCGCACTCCGACATCAACCTGAACGGCGGACACGGCAGCCTCACGCGCAAGATCTTCTCGCGCATTCCCGCCATCGCCGATGCGGACGTGCGGCGCATGCGCGCGCAAACGCATCTGTTCATCGAACTGTACGACCAGTTCTATACGGGCATCTGGGAACACTATTCGGCGTCCCCGATGCTGTTGCGCACACTCGACGTCGACGGGGAGGCATGA
- a CDS encoding iron-containing redox enzyme family protein, which yields MMQATTAADLFAAPRFRPGVQLIEEHNGLTLDYREQSCSVVADSQGALKAFVDSLRRGDTSIPELKRRHPELATEVDGLLEEFDRLGLLTESAFPAPRGCLSGEEFYHRLRKFAAETIEANSKSRLYQGLCDRTLPKSALIGYALEYFYIVREAPGLIAPALAHAEPVKVQKLLQGFLASELNHDDMLRQSLHAVSIRTDNLDYLVPLPATFALCASLGVYARQHPLSFKSLLFLFEQPSVSFHIELANYCRETGIPEGFWRPIARHATINDEFDHEDISLSLLAEIEAISPEEQMTVRKHVMLAIETMVLQENQILDFYGRQPVVKPRIFA from the coding sequence ATGATGCAGGCCACGACCGCAGCAGATCTTTTCGCCGCGCCGCGCTTTCGTCCCGGCGTGCAACTGATCGAAGAGCACAACGGCCTGACGCTCGACTATCGCGAGCAATCGTGTTCCGTCGTCGCCGACAGCCAGGGCGCGCTCAAGGCGTTCGTCGATTCGCTCCGGCGCGGCGACACGTCGATCCCCGAACTGAAGCGCCGTCATCCGGAGCTAGCGACTGAAGTCGACGGGCTGCTGGAGGAGTTCGACCGGCTCGGCCTGTTGACCGAGAGTGCGTTTCCCGCGCCTCGAGGCTGCCTGTCGGGCGAGGAGTTCTATCACCGGCTCAGAAAGTTCGCCGCCGAAACGATCGAGGCGAATTCGAAATCGCGTCTCTATCAAGGCCTCTGCGATCGCACGTTGCCGAAGAGCGCGCTGATTGGCTATGCGCTCGAATACTTCTATATCGTGCGCGAGGCGCCGGGTTTGATCGCGCCGGCGCTCGCGCATGCCGAACCCGTCAAGGTGCAGAAGCTGCTGCAAGGCTTTCTCGCCTCGGAACTGAATCACGACGACATGCTGCGGCAGTCGCTGCATGCCGTTTCCATCCGCACCGACAATCTCGACTATCTGGTGCCGCTGCCCGCCACGTTCGCGCTGTGCGCGTCGTTGGGCGTGTATGCGCGCCAGCATCCGTTGAGCTTCAAGTCGCTGCTGTTCCTGTTCGAGCAGCCGAGCGTGAGCTTTCATATCGAACTGGCTAACTATTGCCGCGAGACGGGCATCCCGGAAGGCTTCTGGCGTCCGATCGCCCGTCACGCGACGATCAACGACGAGTTCGATCACGAAGACATTTCGCTCAGCCTGCTTGCCGAAATCGAGGCCATCTCGCCTGAAGAACAGATGACGGTCAGGAAGCACGTGATGCTCGCCATCGAAACCATGGTGCTTCAGGAGAACCAGATTCTCGATTTCTACGGCCGCCAGCCCGTCGTCAAACCGCGCATCTTCGCCTGA
- a CDS encoding heme oxygenase-like domain-containing protein, with translation MERWDIDRYRRPALVPCEVSAGYDGLTIGVGDDAIDLSFEGVARDEVAEVVTQLMRPSSDIWVRLGEGACPGWVRTLTVQLDALSLIEETDSGIDRVTSDAQRAMALCGEVGQRLAAVVGRRLGMYEHMLSVVHQMLTNDAHDRDTTPGAFPFSGKESAQFADNFALQSLHFQLEYARQNAPELVFAWQRVLDEVFRHVGWHPSTAVSDDISQEHFRSVASLDPVDLEMYLLSFAHFVEIAPLRVGRRMTSADTERFSEPCSGLALAARAERLLLSALDQLGSNAYASAALASHEITPLVKGLYIEQYHVTDRFVEILGPLLSRRLKRNLRARLFQYFQEEYGHEAFELATCVALGMNEAEVRVSVPLPLTALYIDAYTVLAHRLPTAFFTSIMVTEGLRDQHSPVHEHIAALVESALHAGDIVAKHGETNDELNHPSLSRLFLADVPHVSAAEQRYSLEAALFMLEVNMRQLESVAYFYGDQTQLQFHGLREGRRPLEI, from the coding sequence ATGGAACGCTGGGATATCGATCGATACAGACGGCCGGCGCTGGTGCCGTGCGAGGTGTCGGCGGGCTACGACGGCTTGACGATTGGCGTCGGCGACGATGCCATCGACCTGTCGTTCGAAGGCGTCGCGCGCGACGAGGTGGCCGAGGTCGTCACGCAACTGATGCGGCCTTCGTCCGATATCTGGGTGCGCTTGGGCGAAGGAGCGTGCCCCGGGTGGGTGCGCACGCTGACGGTGCAACTGGATGCGCTGTCGCTGATCGAAGAGACGGATAGCGGCATCGACCGTGTCACGTCGGATGCGCAACGTGCGATGGCGTTGTGCGGTGAAGTCGGGCAGCGGCTCGCCGCTGTTGTCGGGCGTCGGCTTGGGATGTACGAGCATATGTTGAGCGTCGTCCATCAGATGCTCACGAACGACGCACACGATCGCGACACGACGCCTGGCGCGTTCCCGTTTTCGGGCAAGGAGAGCGCGCAGTTCGCTGATAACTTCGCGCTTCAGTCGCTCCATTTCCAGTTGGAGTATGCGCGCCAGAACGCGCCAGAACTTGTGTTCGCGTGGCAACGCGTGCTCGATGAAGTGTTCCGGCATGTGGGCTGGCATCCCTCGACAGCCGTTTCTGACGATATTTCGCAGGAACATTTCCGCAGCGTCGCATCGCTCGATCCCGTCGATCTGGAAATGTATCTGCTGTCGTTCGCGCATTTCGTCGAGATCGCGCCGCTGCGTGTCGGCAGGCGCATGACGTCGGCGGATACTGAACGTTTCAGCGAACCCTGCAGCGGTCTCGCGCTCGCCGCGCGTGCCGAGCGCCTGCTGCTCAGCGCGCTCGATCAATTGGGCAGCAACGCGTATGCATCGGCCGCGCTCGCGAGTCATGAAATCACGCCGCTCGTGAAGGGGCTGTACATCGAGCAGTATCACGTGACCGACCGCTTCGTCGAAATACTTGGACCGCTGCTGTCGCGCCGCCTCAAACGCAATCTGCGCGCGCGGCTCTTTCAGTACTTCCAGGAAGAATACGGTCACGAAGCGTTCGAACTCGCCACCTGTGTCGCGCTCGGCATGAACGAAGCCGAGGTGCGCGTATCGGTGCCGCTGCCGCTTACCGCGCTCTATATCGACGCGTACACGGTGCTGGCGCATCGCCTGCCCACCGCATTCTTCACGTCGATCATGGTCACGGAAGGTTTGCGCGACCAGCACAGCCCCGTTCACGAGCACATTGCCGCGTTGGTCGAAAGCGCGCTACATGCGGGCGACATCGTCGCAAAGCATGGCGAAACGAACGACGAACTGAATCATCCGAGCCTGTCGCGCCTGTTCCTCGCCGACGTCCCGCACGTGAGCGCGGCGGAGCAGCGCTACAGCCTCGAAGCGGCGCTCTTCATGCTCGAAGTGAACATGCGGCAACTGGAGTCGGTCGCGTACTTTTACGGCGATCAGACGCAACTCCAGTTTCATGGGCTTCGTGAAGGCAGGAGGCCGCTTGAAATCTGA
- a CDS encoding aspartate aminotransferase family protein, protein MKSDDGADEGDERGVERGAGRTERFDPVNPYWERFLDEAGLDMTGARGDGCYIETADGRALLDCLAGFGTANLGHAHESLLARFADALQRTSVNVFPFECAESQLALADKLLTLSGQRFQKVFFATTGAEAVESAVKFAMTSTGRTDVVAFRDSFHGLSMFSSFMTGNPFWTEALRWKPGNVHHVDAQNFAALEDILASRKIAAVVFEPVAGSSAAQHWTADTASRLAALCRSTGTKLIADEVYCGLGRTGTWFGIDAIGMDAKAPEAPAAPDMLVVSKGLTGGLVPLSAVLMNDGDFDAVFGAPGKAKVQGSTFGGNRLAMQCGLIVLDLVERGRLVENAAAMGALIGERIATRFDSRVTLHGKGLALSLKLDPRLDLSMTDVWLDLIDGGVLAMPNSAAPDSLRLSPPLIFGVDEVEVLIDRLDEALQP, encoded by the coding sequence TTGAAATCTGACGACGGTGCAGACGAAGGAGACGAACGCGGGGTTGAACGCGGGGCCGGTCGCACTGAGCGCTTCGATCCCGTCAATCCCTATTGGGAAAGGTTCCTCGACGAAGCGGGCCTCGACATGACGGGCGCGCGCGGCGACGGCTGCTATATCGAAACAGCCGACGGCCGCGCGTTGCTCGATTGTCTCGCCGGTTTTGGCACGGCGAATCTGGGGCACGCGCATGAGTCGCTGCTCGCGCGTTTTGCCGATGCACTGCAGCGTACGTCGGTGAATGTGTTTCCGTTCGAATGCGCCGAGTCTCAGCTCGCGCTCGCCGACAAGTTGCTCACGCTCAGCGGCCAGCGCTTCCAGAAAGTGTTCTTCGCGACCACGGGCGCGGAGGCCGTCGAAAGCGCCGTGAAATTCGCGATGACGAGCACGGGGCGCACCGACGTCGTCGCATTCCGCGACAGCTTCCATGGCCTGTCGATGTTCTCATCGTTCATGACGGGCAATCCGTTCTGGACCGAGGCGCTGCGCTGGAAGCCGGGCAACGTCCATCACGTCGATGCGCAGAACTTCGCCGCGCTCGAAGACATACTCGCGAGCCGCAAGATCGCTGCCGTCGTGTTCGAGCCGGTGGCGGGGTCGTCGGCGGCGCAGCACTGGACGGCGGACACCGCGTCGCGGCTTGCGGCGCTGTGCCGCTCGACGGGAACGAAGCTGATCGCCGACGAGGTGTATTGCGGCCTCGGCCGTACGGGCACCTGGTTCGGCATCGACGCAATCGGCATGGACGCTAAGGCACCCGAGGCACCCGCGGCGCCCGACATGCTCGTCGTATCGAAAGGACTGACGGGCGGGCTGGTGCCGCTCTCAGCCGTGCTGATGAACGACGGCGATTTCGACGCCGTGTTCGGCGCGCCCGGCAAGGCGAAAGTGCAGGGCTCGACCTTCGGCGGCAACCGGCTCGCGATGCAGTGCGGGCTGATCGTGCTGGACCTCGTCGAACGCGGACGGCTTGTCGAGAACGCGGCCGCGATGGGCGCGCTGATCGGCGAGCGCATCGCAACCCGTTTCGATTCGCGCGTGACCTTGCACGGCAAGGGCCTCGCGCTCAGCCTCAAGCTCGACCCGCGACTCGACCTGAGCATGACCGACGTGTGGCTGGATCTGATCGACGGCGGCGTGCTGGCGATGCCGAATTCCGCAGCGCCGGATTCGCTACGCCTGTCGCCGCCGCTGATTTTCGGCGTGGATGAAGTGGAAGTTCTGATCGACCGACTCGACGAGGCGCTACAGCCATGA
- the rarD gene encoding EamA family transporter RarD, producing MNANNQKQKEGAGYAALLVALCWWGLMPLYYWHLKEVSAPEMLAHRVFWSFVVLSAVIALKPALRQHMGDWRSFALALLPAILLSANWVVYILASVTGNALQASLGYFLNPLLSAALGIVFLNERLNGLKAAALALGLAGTFVQCYAHGGVPVFAVMLTVTFSLLGLTRKVWPTRNAIVSTWRETVVMMPFALGYFGYLTSHHALAFTSFGVDASVLMMLAGPLTVVPLALYAYAMPLVSMTESAVMQYVTPTVTFILALTVFHERLTTVDLTGYGLIWCGLALATYASIRRRPLVLAVAAPGTAQGTQSVQGVQGASVAGQNVSSLTSHKKTPASAGVNRFWHSEGRPEPERRCEKSDA from the coding sequence ATGAACGCGAACAATCAGAAGCAGAAGGAGGGCGCCGGCTACGCTGCGCTGCTCGTGGCGCTGTGCTGGTGGGGCCTGATGCCGCTGTATTACTGGCATCTAAAGGAAGTGAGCGCGCCGGAGATGCTCGCGCATCGCGTGTTCTGGTCGTTCGTGGTGCTGTCGGCCGTGATAGCGCTCAAGCCCGCATTGCGGCAACACATGGGCGACTGGCGCTCGTTCGCGCTCGCGCTGTTGCCGGCGATTTTGCTGTCCGCGAACTGGGTTGTGTATATCCTCGCCTCCGTGACGGGCAACGCGTTACAGGCGAGTCTCGGATATTTCCTGAATCCGCTGCTGTCGGCTGCGCTCGGCATCGTTTTTCTGAACGAGCGGCTTAACGGTCTGAAAGCGGCGGCGCTGGCGCTCGGGCTGGCAGGCACCTTCGTCCAGTGCTACGCGCATGGCGGCGTACCCGTGTTCGCCGTGATGCTGACGGTGACGTTCTCGCTGCTGGGACTCACGCGCAAGGTGTGGCCGACGCGGAACGCGATCGTCAGCACATGGCGCGAAACCGTCGTGATGATGCCGTTCGCGCTCGGCTATTTCGGCTATCTGACGTCGCATCATGCTCTGGCGTTTACGTCGTTCGGCGTCGACGCGTCCGTGCTGATGATGCTGGCGGGGCCGCTGACCGTCGTGCCGCTCGCGCTCTACGCGTACGCGATGCCGCTCGTTTCGATGACGGAATCGGCCGTGATGCAATATGTAACGCCGACCGTGACGTTCATCCTCGCGCTCACGGTCTTCCACGAACGGCTGACGACCGTCGATCTGACAGGCTATGGGCTGATCTGGTGCGGCCTCGCGCTCGCGACCTATGCGTCGATCCGGCGCCGTCCGCTCGTGCTCGCTGTCGCAGCGCCAGGAACGGCGCAGGGAACGCAAAGTGTGCAGGGCGTGCAAGGTGCGAGCGTTGCAGGACAGAACGTGTCCTCTCTTACGTCGCACAAAAAGACGCCAGCTTCCGCTGGCGTGAATAGGTTCTGGCATTCCGAGGGCCGTCCAGAACCTGAGAGACGGTGCGAAAAGTCTGACGCATAA
- a CDS encoding tellurite resistance TerB family protein, whose product MTSSPGSYDDEPLVSIDMAGSAADAYRISPAPGGARPAARSSARFVAPGESIDIHDLTVSGGFFYTGDAQRLHADSIEACVIDARFDVARDGTDPAAGLGSVALSYSGLTPEQRRTYLEWLASDRKKSDINTGYLFFYLYGLERRVLVDGAAGKLSGDEFDAIARELRRLLNLDANYGWQKHVRALIDALALVASRHTRMYLQPAPDGLATGYQVPLNVRVAFGQAALDQHPLPADWALAWVKLDPMMVRRTAVARCPEEFDRVFMRQYRDRFGAGMLLPANRTKLDASPQPSFRALKNVPVPGFLVGLPDIAAVNGTRNKLQLLMHESAVALDAYSRYLGRYPEAQGTLEATLTLPPALWPQATHDAIDALAAEVARETAVSTFGAVLARFKSGGKMTRDKAVVFTTALAEAGIAVEPDVRLGARTPKPTDAIALFAVAPSANPLPVDDAYDVATIIVDLAATVARADGDATQRETAVIEWQIDQWPHLSDAQRARLKARNLAQLAQPTASAGLKKKLEPLAHDVKATIASFLVHTANADGVVSREEVRLLEKVYRMLGIDPQRLYTDLHQHASGAAITPAGVKPAKKHAHSPRPVAVKHEFVLDATRIAALKEETARVSSMLADVFVDEAHGTVTAVHIPETEQPAAVEEQDMLAAQATAATHDKEPAPEPQAEPTPQTPAAAEPLLGLDDAHSSFLRLLVTRESWTRAELADAASHLELMLDGAIEQVNEASLDRWDEPLTDGDDPVEINQEVAQRLAA is encoded by the coding sequence ATGACAAGCTCTCCCGGCTCATATGACGACGAGCCGTTGGTATCGATAGACATGGCGGGCTCAGCCGCCGACGCTTACCGCATCAGCCCCGCGCCCGGTGGCGCGCGGCCTGCTGCGCGCTCGTCCGCGCGCTTTGTCGCGCCCGGCGAAAGCATCGATATCCACGACCTGACGGTCTCGGGAGGCTTCTTCTACACGGGCGACGCGCAGCGCCTGCACGCGGATTCGATCGAAGCCTGCGTGATCGACGCGCGCTTCGACGTCGCCCGCGACGGCACGGACCCGGCAGCCGGGCTTGGCAGCGTCGCGCTCAGCTATAGCGGGCTCACGCCGGAACAACGCCGCACGTATCTCGAATGGCTCGCCTCCGATCGCAAGAAATCGGACATCAACACCGGCTATCTGTTTTTTTACCTTTACGGGCTGGAGCGGCGCGTGCTCGTCGACGGCGCGGCGGGCAAATTGAGCGGCGACGAGTTCGACGCGATCGCCAGAGAACTGCGCCGTCTGCTCAATCTCGACGCGAACTACGGCTGGCAAAAGCATGTGCGCGCGCTCATCGACGCGTTGGCGCTGGTGGCGTCGCGGCATACGCGGATGTATCTGCAGCCCGCGCCCGACGGGCTCGCGACGGGCTATCAGGTGCCGCTGAACGTGCGGGTCGCGTTCGGCCAGGCGGCGCTCGATCAGCATCCGTTGCCGGCGGACTGGGCGCTCGCATGGGTCAAGCTCGATCCGATGATGGTGCGGCGCACGGCCGTTGCGCGTTGTCCCGAGGAATTCGACCGCGTGTTCATGCGGCAGTATCGCGACCGCTTCGGCGCCGGCATGCTGTTGCCCGCGAACCGCACGAAGCTCGACGCGTCGCCGCAGCCATCGTTCCGCGCGTTGAAGAACGTGCCCGTGCCAGGCTTTCTGGTCGGTCTGCCCGATATCGCGGCTGTGAACGGCACGCGCAACAAGCTGCAACTGTTGATGCACGAGAGCGCCGTCGCGCTCGACGCGTACAGCCGGTATCTCGGCCGCTATCCAGAGGCGCAGGGCACGCTGGAAGCGACGCTGACGCTGCCGCCCGCGTTGTGGCCGCAGGCGACGCACGACGCGATCGACGCACTCGCCGCCGAAGTCGCGCGCGAGACGGCCGTCAGTACGTTCGGCGCGGTGCTCGCGCGCTTCAAGTCGGGCGGCAAGATGACGCGTGACAAGGCCGTCGTATTCACGACCGCGCTCGCGGAAGCCGGCATCGCCGTCGAACCCGATGTGCGGCTGGGCGCGCGCACGCCGAAGCCGACGGACGCCATCGCGCTGTTCGCCGTGGCGCCCAGCGCGAACCCACTGCCCGTCGACGATGCGTACGACGTCGCGACGATCATCGTCGATCTGGCGGCGACGGTCGCGCGCGCGGACGGAGACGCGACGCAGCGCGAGACGGCCGTGATCGAATGGCAGATCGACCAGTGGCCGCACTTGTCCGATGCGCAGCGTGCGCGGCTGAAAGCGCGCAATCTCGCGCAACTCGCACAGCCGACGGCGAGCGCCGGCTTGAAGAAGAAGCTGGAACCGCTCGCGCACGACGTGAAGGCGACGATCGCGTCGTTTCTCGTGCACACCGCGAATGCCGATGGCGTCGTGTCGCGCGAAGAAGTGCGCTTGCTGGAGAAGGTGTACCGGATGCTCGGCATCGATCCGCAGCGCCTGTACACCGACCTGCATCAACATGCGAGCGGCGCGGCCATCACGCCAGCGGGCGTGAAGCCGGCGAAGAAGCACGCGCATTCGCCCAGGCCCGTCGCGGTGAAGCACGAGTTCGTGCTCGACGCGACGCGTATCGCCGCGCTGAAGGAAGAGACGGCGCGTGTCTCGTCGATGCTGGCCGATGTGTTCGTCGACGAAGCGCATGGGACAGTGACAGCCGTGCACATCCCCGAAACGGAACAACCGGCCGCCGTCGAGGAACAGGACATGCTTGCGGCACAGGCAACGGCCGCGACGCATGACAAAGAGCCTGCGCCTGAACCGCAAGCAGAGCCGACGCCGCAAACGCCTGCAGCAGCCGAACCGCTGCTCGGCCTCGACGACGCGCATTCGTCCTTTCTGCGTCTGCTCGTGACGCGCGAGTCGTGGACGCGCGCCGAACTCGCCGATGCCGCGTCGCATCTCGAACTGATGCTGGACGGCGCGATCGAACAGGTAAACGAGGCGTCGCTCGACCGTTGGGACGAGCCGCTCACGGACGGAGACGATCCCGTCGAAATCAATCAGGAAGTCGCACAAAGGTTGGCTGCATGA
- a CDS encoding ATP-binding protein has translation MTTIRPRDRDAVLQSLRAGVVPRIGQHLIQVGRAHELEALLKDIERVADGGSSFRIVVGEYGAGKTFFLNLVRAIALEKKLVTVHADLNPDRRLHASGGQARSLYAELVKNMATRTKPEGGALAGVVEKFIGQAKTEAKATGRTSDEVIRAQLSQLTEMVNGYDFADVIAAYCRGFEEGNEKLKSDAVRWLRGEFTTRTDARQALGVRTIVDDASMYDQLKLLGRFVRLAGYSGLMICLDEMVNLYKLANVQARNANYEQILRILNDSLQGTAEGVGFVLGGTPEFLLDTRRGLYSYAALQSRLAENAFATNGLVDYSGPVIRLAALTPEDFYVLLDKLRIVYAFGDASKALVPEEAIPAFMAHCATRLGEAYFRTPRTTITAFINFLAVLEQNPSTDWRELIGSMDIERDTGGAADIVNDAAPDSDDELASFRLN, from the coding sequence ATGACAACGATCCGCCCCAGGGACCGCGACGCGGTCCTGCAATCCCTGCGCGCCGGCGTGGTGCCGCGCATCGGGCAACATCTGATTCAGGTCGGGCGCGCGCACGAACTCGAAGCGTTGCTGAAGGACATCGAGCGCGTCGCGGACGGCGGCTCGTCGTTTCGCATCGTCGTCGGCGAGTACGGCGCGGGCAAGACGTTCTTCCTGAACCTCGTACGCGCGATCGCGCTCGAAAAAAAGCTCGTCACCGTTCACGCGGACCTGAACCCCGACCGGCGGCTGCATGCGTCGGGCGGCCAGGCGCGCTCGCTGTACGCGGAACTCGTGAAGAACATGGCGACGCGCACGAAGCCCGAAGGCGGCGCGTTGGCCGGCGTGGTCGAGAAGTTCATCGGCCAGGCGAAGACGGAAGCGAAGGCGACGGGCCGCACCAGCGACGAAGTGATCCGCGCGCAGTTGTCGCAATTGACGGAGATGGTGAACGGCTACGATTTCGCCGACGTGATCGCCGCTTACTGCCGCGGCTTCGAAGAAGGCAATGAGAAGCTCAAGAGCGATGCCGTGCGCTGGCTGCGCGGCGAGTTTACGACCCGCACCGACGCGCGCCAGGCGCTCGGCGTGCGGACGATCGTCGACGACGCGAGCATGTACGATCAGTTGAAGCTGCTCGGGCGTTTTGTGCGGCTCGCGGGCTATAGCGGGCTGATGATCTGCCTCGATGAAATGGTGAACCTGTACAAGCTCGCGAACGTGCAGGCGCGCAACGCAAACTACGAGCAGATCCTGCGCATCCTGAACGACTCGCTGCAAGGCACGGCGGAAGGCGTCGGCTTCGTGCTCGGCGGCACGCCGGAGTTTCTGCTCGATACGCGCCGTGGCCTCTACAGCTATGCGGCGCTGCAATCGCGGCTGGCGGAGAACGCGTTCGCGACGAACGGCCTCGTCGACTACAGCGGCCCCGTGATCCGCCTCGCCGCGCTGACGCCGGAAGACTTCTACGTGCTGCTCGACAAGCTGCGCATCGTCTACGCATTCGGCGACGCGAGCAAGGCGCTCGTACCCGAGGAAGCAATTCCCGCGTTCATGGCGCATTGCGCGACGCGGCTTGGCGAAGCGTATTTCCGCACGCCGCGCACGACGATCACCGCGTTCATCAATTTTCTCGCGGTGCTGGAGCAAAACCCGTCGACCGACTGGCGCGAGCTGATCGGCAGCATGGACATCGAGCGCGACACGGGCGGCGCGGCCGACATCGTCAACGACGCCGCTCCCGATAGCGACGATGAGCTGGCAAGCTTCCGGCTCAACTGA